The following coding sequences are from one Arachis hypogaea cultivar Tifrunner chromosome 7, arahy.Tifrunner.gnm2.J5K5, whole genome shotgun sequence window:
- the LOC112702287 gene encoding glycine-rich protein yields the protein MGSRVAILMLGLLAMVLLISSEVAARDLAEKVDKEKNRLGDAKYGGGGYPGYGHNGGGGYPGSHHGGSGYPGHGGGGYCRYGCCGSGYGGRCRRCCSYAGEAVEAQTQVAKPHN from the exons ATGGGTTCAAGAGTAGCAATACTCATGCTAGGCCTCTTGGCCATGGTTCTTCTTATCTCCTCAGAGGTGGCTGCTAGGGACTTAGCTGAGAAGg TTGATAAAGAGAAAAATAGATTGGGTGATGCCAAGTATGGTGGTGGAGGCTACCCTGGATATGGCCACAATGGAGGAGGAGGATACCCCGGCTCTCATCATGGTGGTAGCGGATACCCCGGTCACGGAGGAGGAGGGTATTGCCGATACGGTTGCTGCGGCAGCGGATACGGCGGAAGGTGCAGAAGGTGTTGCTCTTATGCTGGTGAAGCTGTTGAAGCACAAACTCAAGTGGCTAAACCTCACAACTGA
- the LOC112701062 gene encoding uncharacterized protein codes for MCRALRSKNKLKFVDETLVKPSEDDSLFDAWDRCNTYVVSWLNLSLSPEIAHSVVWMDVTADIWCSLRHRYYQGDSFRMAELQEELFSIRQGDLNITAHFTKLKGIWEELDNFRPIPACKYYTETCDCDLDVMRNYQEDTNVVRLLRGLNDQFAVVRSQIMLIKPLPTVDATFSLLLQQERQNADIIEEKALITTGDTRANQEFNPKINMATRGGRSLRAKGGRLNGRGGQTYKQCVFCGKSGHTKDVCYKKHGYPPHMRSGSGSGIINMVTDLNGDNISNKTQEAISKLEAQLSANQRAALLALLERENNQ; via the coding sequence ATGTGTAGAGCGTTGAGatctaaaaataaattgaagTTTGTTGATGAAACTTTAGTAAAACCATCGGAAGATGATTCACTATTTGATGCGTGGGATAGATGCAACACATATGTGGTGTCTTGGTTGAATTTGTCTTTAAGTCCAGAGATAGCACACAGTGTGGTGTGGATGGACGTTACTGCAGATATATGGTGTAGTTTGAGACATCGCTATTACCAGGGAGACTCTTTCAGAATGGCTGAGTTACAAGAAGAATTGTTTAGCATAAGGCAAGGAGACCTCAACATTACTGCACACTTCACCAAATTGAAAGGAATTTGGGAAGAGTTAGATAATTTTCGCCCAATTCCAGCATGTAAGTACTACACTGAAACTTGTGATTGTGATTTAGATGTGATGAGGAATTACCAAGAAGATACCAATGTAGTGAGGCTCCTCAGGGGACTAAATGATCAATTTGCTGTAGTGAGGTCCCAGATCATGTTGATTAAGCCGCTTCCAACAGTAGATGCAACCTTTTCACTTTTGTTACAACAAGAGAGACAAAATGCAGATATCATTGAAGAAAAAGCATTGATAACCACGGGTGACACTAGAGCCAATCAAGAATTTAACCCTAAGATCAATATGGCCACTAGAGGGGGTAGGAGCCTTAGAGCCAAAGGGGGTAGATTAAATGGAAGAGGAGGTCAAACTTACAAACAGTGTGTATTTTGTGGTAAGAGTGGACACACTAAGGATGTATGCTATAAAAAGCATGGATACCCACCTCATATGAGGAGTGGCAGTGGCAGTGGAATCATCAACATGGTTACTGATTTGAATGGTGATAATATCAGTAACAAGACTCAAGAAGCAATTAGCAAGTTAGAGGCTCAGTTATCTGCAAATCAGAGAGCAGCATTATTGGCACTTCTTGAAAGGGAGAATAATCAATAA
- the LOC140174546 gene encoding uncharacterized protein, which yields MGSRVAILMLGLLAIVLISSEVAARDLPEASLNKDEAGTEANEVGEAKYGYGGGHYGHGGGNYGHGGGSYGHGGGGYGHGGGGYGHGGGGYGHGGGGHGHGGGGHGGGGHGHGGN from the exons ATGGGTTCAAGAGTAGCAATACTCATGCTTGGCCTCTTGGCCATTGTTCTTATCTCTTCAGAAGTGGCTGCTAGAGACTTACCTGAGGCTTCACTTAACAAGG ATGAAGCTGGTACAGAGGCAAATGAAGTGGGTGAGGCCAAGTATGGATACGGTGGTGGTCACTATGGCCACGGTGGTGGTAACTATGGCCACGGCGGTGGAAGCTATGGCCATGGTGGCGGAGGATATGGCCACGGTGGCGGAGGATACGGCCACGGTGGCGGAGGATACGGTCACGGTGGAGGAGGGCACGGTCACGGTGGAGGAGGGCACGGAGGAGGAGGGCACGGTCACGGTGGTAACTAA